The nucleotide sequence AGTATACGAACGATTTTGCGCCACTAGATCCAGAATGTTCATGCTACACCTGTCAACATTATTCAAGGGCTTATATTCGTCATTTAATTAAAGCAGATGAGATGTTCGGTCTCCGACTAACGACGATCCATAACCTGCACTTCTTGGTGAACTTAATGAGCAAGGTAAGAGACGCCATACGCGAAGATCGCTTAGGATCGTTCCGTGATGAATTTTTCGAACAATATGGTATGGCAGGCAATGAAAGTGGATTTTAACGAAAGGGGTGAAAATAGATGTGGTTAACAGAAGGATCTGGTAGCGGTGGTGGCGGTATATGGAGCATGGTATTGCCTTTAGTTGCGATGTTCGCTATTTTTTACTTTCTGCTCATTCGTCCGCAGCAGAAGAAACAACGCCATCATAGCTCGATGCTGAATGCTTTGAAGAAGGGCGATAAAATTGTTACAGCTGGAGGCTTGCACGGTGTAATCTCGGAAATTACCGACGATAACGTCGTACTGAAAGTTAACGATGTAACGAAGCTAACGTTCGAGCGTTCATCCATTAGTAGAGTCGTTTCACGTAGCGAAGTGAAAGAGGAAGCATAATTCTCTTCGTTTGAATGTCAAATATAAAGCCTCTGAACCGGAGTTTCAACTCCAATTCAGAGGCTTTATTCGTTATACAGAATTTATAAGTTTCAATCCTATCAATATCTGTATAACCTCCGCAAAGCTTCTTCAGCGTCTAAGGACGCCGAAGGCGTTTTTGCTTGATCCACTATGAATCCATCGTGCGAGAAGCTCTATTTTTCGATTTGAACCTTGCCAGCCAATTGACATCAGGAAGTCGCTGTTCTAGTTTTGTCCCAACCGCTAATCCAATCTTCGTCGCAACGATCGCAAGTATGACTCCTGCAACCATATCCGTAAACCAGTGTATTCCGAGATAGAAGATTGAAAAAATAATGATCACTGCGCTTATCCAAACGAATATTTTCCAACGGCGAATGCCTGATTGGCTTGCTAGCAGTGCCATTGTGAGAGAGATGGATGT is from Candidatus Cohnella colombiensis and encodes:
- the yajC gene encoding preprotein translocase subunit YajC: MWLTEGSGSGGGGIWSMVLPLVAMFAIFYFLLIRPQQKKQRHHSSMLNALKKGDKIVTAGGLHGVISEITDDNVVLKVNDVTKLTFERSSISRVVSRSEVKEEA